tatgtcatttgattttcttcagTTCAACTGAAATTAAGAGGATGTGtatgaagtaaaaatgggtgtatgAATATCACATCCCTAAAAAAATAGTGTTATTATTTGAATAGAATAAAAACACCACGTAACAATGTTttagattataaaaaaaaacaaaaaacaaaaaacaaaaaaacttgtcATATATCTCGTGATCTCATCCGAATATAAATAACTTATCAATATGAACTGCCACCAATATGATCTCTACCTCTACCTGGTCAAAGTTAATTAGTAAACTATATATAAGAATTTTGTGAGAAAATAAATTAAGGAGATTTGAAAGAATAATTGACAAGTtgaataattattattttgattttgaaaCATAAGTTCATGTAAttttcaaaagttcaaaacaggcCAAGTTGAATTTCAGTTGAGTTAgctgagattttttttttaattttttttttagtttttaatttttgtgtttttaaggaacggtgtgattttttaatgtgtcacAGGTAAAGAACAGTTGAATAGTACATACATGCGCTCCCACTAAATATTAACCCAATCATATTGGTATAAAAACCTCAAGTAAATGgggtcatttttttttcttttttatggtAGAACAAGCAAATAGGTTTTCCACTTATTCAGATCGTTGCATTGCTCGTTTCCGCTGGTTTTCTACTCTTCTTCTGTCTTGAAGctcaatttggttttgttttccaGCATTCTGTTAGCCAAATATGAACAGGATTCAAGCAGTCCAATCAAACTATTCAATAAGGCCGAATCTTCTATTTAGATTTTCTCTGCTAAAATTTGCTCGTCAGTTACTAGTTGATGTTCCGAACAAAAAATTTAAGCATTCAGGTTGGTCGTTAATGACTATTTGGTCTAGTGACTACCGGTCTTAGGTCTGTGAGGCTGCTTGCAAGTGTACACATCCCGGAAATTACTTTGGCAGAGAGGATGCTATGTGTGCTTGACCAGACTTACTTCCATGCATTCCTTTTTGGTCTTTTTATACAAAAAAGTGGACAAATTGATAACCTACCAACTAGATTAGGTACGCAGGAGGACACAGACGTGTTAAACAATCTCTAGCTAGAATGATATGAGTCCCCGTTTGTCAATATTTATACATATAATTATAGTTTATGTAGACATATACAGATTTATTTCAATAATGATTAAGAATTTCACATTCAAGAGTTTTTTAATATGGACATGTGTATAGATGGTTATTGAAAAACATTGAGTTAATAGTTTCAAAGTGTCTAAAATCGACCAAAAATCATGTTTCAAGTCATCATTCACATATTAACTTTGTAAAAATTCATTCAAGTCAGAAATCGTTAagctttttaattattaatgtgAAATATTCATTGTTTATCAACAACATTATGTTCGTCTATTTACCAGGTGACAATTCGATAACTAAACTGCTTTTGATTTCATTGAATTTTTGCCGGTGGTTAGTGTCATGTTAAATTACTAATTGGTTAGTGTGTTGGCGTTCATATAGGGCACACTGCACACCATATTTTGACGATCCAACCGTTCATATTTAGGTCTTTCCTAAAAAATCATTTACCAAAAATTACCCAAAGCTGAAATCATTTGACGTTGGATTAATGGTAGTCGTTGTAGTATTGTTTTCTTTCAAACTGTATCCGTCTAGTTTTTCACTACAATTGGATGTCttaatgattttgaatttatctatttttttgcaagaatgatttGATGTACTGAATATAAACAGTTTGGATCGTCGAAAAAAGGTACAGAATGAGCACCAAGGTGTCCCTCAAATCAAATTACTAAAAATTTGACATTATCCCTTAAAACTATATTTTCCTCTACTAAAACCCATCtccttttgttttcttgaataaagCCAATTGACTAGCCTCCAACTAAACAAATTCTTTAATTAAGTTTCACTTTTCAAATTGTGTATTTTTCGAATGCCTAAACTACCCCTATTAATACTTGGATAGGGTTTTTGAATCAGTTACTTGTTATAtccatttaattaattttatatattttacaaaataattcacgTCATTCATTGTATATTCAATGTATTAACTTTCAAATTGTTATAACGTGTGgattgaaaaataataataataattttataattttgtgcATTTAATATATAAGTTAATTTACCTACCAACATAACAATAAACCTAAAACAGCTTCGGCTAATACTCCAACCCCtaatacacaaaacaaaagctataTGTTCCGCGCAatttttacctacaaaatagtCTAATTTACCTATTCcatcaaaccaaaatttaaaggGTCTAATTTACTTCCAAAATTGTTACATCCAACATCGCCcgggggagtggatcatgtaaaccttatatgtatattcccatctctacctagcacgaggcattttgggagctcactgacttcgagttccatcggaacttcgaagttaagcgagtttgcgcgagagcaatcccatgatgggtgacccattaggaagttctcatgtgagttcctagaaacaaaaccgtgagggcgtggttgggatccaaagcggacaatatcgtgctacgacggaatCGAGCCCAGAATGTGGTggggcccgggtcgggatgtgacaaaaatgGTCAATTTACCTACATGATTTATGTGCATTAGATTAAAAGTTTGTTTAATTGCCTACAAGCACAAACCCACAACATTCGTGTTAGAAGTATTCAGATCAAATGGTTACAAAAGAGACATGTGTCAAAAGATCAAGATAGGAGTTAGTTTGTTAAAGATTGTAGCTTAGAGAGCAAGCTATGATTACTGATATATATTGTTGGTTGTAAACGGTTGTAATAGGAAAAACAATATTCAGATATAGAAATACATTTTCTtgctctctctctatctctttctctctaaatcttctctgctttcttcttcttcctctgctatCTTGCTGATATTATCTCCTGCATATTacttaacatggtatcatcgtCGGAACAAGCATAGCAGCTTGGCCGTTCGTCGATTCTGATCCGCTTCCGCTCCATCTCAatatatcttttgtttttctgagAAAGTGTGATTCTTTCTATTTTCGTTTGGGTTCTTCTGTTGTACCCATTCTTCTGATTCTGCATTCTACACAGTGTGCACACCAAGTGTTTGTGGTAATTTCTCAGTCACGATTCCTTGTTGATTCTGCAACAATGGTTACAGCTGCTCAGTTACAGATTCTTCAGTCCCCGATTATCTCATTGATTTCGTCTGTTTCTAATTCAGTACATATGAAATTGGATGATACAAATTACTTGGCTTGGCATTTTCAAATGCAACTGCTTCTTGAAGGTCATAGTATTATTGGGTTTGTCGATGGGTCAACACCGTGTCCTGCACAATTTGCCTCAGAGTCTTCTGTTGATTCTACAGTTTTATGTGGTGATTCTTCTCCTCGGGTGGTAACATATGAGTACAAGATTTGGAAAATGCATGACAAAGCATTGATGCAGTTGATCACGGCAACTTTATCTCCTGCTGCAATTTCCTGTGCAATTGGCAGTACTAGTTCCAAAGATTTATGGTTCAGGCTTAAAGATCAGTTTTCTACAGTCACAAAAGCAAGTATCTTTCAACTTAAGTCTGAGCTTCAAACTATAAAGAAGGGTAATGATTCTATCACATTATATCTGCAGAAGATTAAAGAAGCCAGGGATTTATTAACAGCTGCTGGTGTTCTATTTGAGGATGATGATGTTGTGATTCTTACACTGAATGGGTTGCCTGCTGAATACAATACTATTCGGTCCGTGATTAGGGGTCGTGAAACTGTTATATCTTTGAAAGATCTTCGTTCCCAATTACTTGCTGAAAAAGCTTTACTTGAAAGTGTATCGGCATTACCTGTGTTGTCTGCACTTATGGCACAGAATACTGGTTTTTCTTCCAAACATCAATCTTTTTCCAATTCTGGTGCGAATTATAGCAGTCCTAATTCTAATGCTTACAAGTCATTCAACAACAATAATAAGGGTCGGAATCGGTTTAATTCCACCTTTAATCCCAAGTTTGGTAACAACAAGGTCTTTCATTCGAGTCCTGCTCCTGGCATTCTTGGTACATCTCCACCAAGGGCTCAACACTATGGGGTTCAAACTCAATCTTGTCAGATTTGTGGAAAGAATAATCATGTGGCTTCTACCTGCCGGTTCAGGAATTCAATTGTTTCTTCAGGCTGTCAGATTTGTGGGAAGAATAATCATCTTGCTGATACTTGCAAATATAGGAATGTCATTGTTCCTTCAGGCTGCCAGATTTGTGGGAACTCTTATCATAGTACAGAAATGTGCTTTCAGAAGAATTCTACCACCCCAATGAATGCAATGCATGCTGCTACTCATAATGTGCCTTCTACACCAGTGAAGTCACAAGTTTGGCTCACTGATTCCGGTGCTAATAATCATATGACCTCTGAGTTGAGTAATCTTTCCTTGGCAACACCATATCCGGCTAATGAAGTAATCCAAACagctaatggtgaaggtttagcTATATCTCACATTGGTTCCTCTCTTTTAACCACTCCAATGCATCCTATACAGCTCAATTCTATTCTTTATGTTCCAAAACTGTCTCAGAATTTATTATCTGTGCATCGCATTTGTTTGGACAATAATTGCTGGTTGATTTTTGATGCGTTTTCattttggattcaggacaaagcCACAGGGATGACTCTTTACAAAGGACTGTGTAACAATGGATTGTATCCCATCATCTCGCCCCGGTCTCTTCCAGTCAGCAATAAAAGACAACATGTAGCTCTTCTTGGCAAGCAAGTGACAATTGATCTTTGGCATAAACGACTCGGTCACCCTTCTAATCCCATAGTTTCTCAAACTTTAAGGAATTCCAATGTATCTTGTGTTGCTGATAGCATTCCTTCCCTGTGTCAAACATGTTTAGAGGGTAAGTTTAGTAAACTACCTTTTTATCCTTCGGTTTCCAAAATGACACAACCATTTGATATTGTCCATAGTGATGTGTGGGGCCCTGCTCCTTGTGTTTCTTTAGAGGGATTCAAATACTATGTGACCTTTATTGATCAGTGTACAAAGTATTGTTGGCTCTTTCCAATCtgcaataaaagtgatgttcTTGCAACTTTTGTGTCTTTCTAccatttcattttaaatcaGTTTCATACATCTATCAAAGTTcttcaaagtgatggtggtggtgaatataTAAGTAAGGTCTTTCAACAGTTTCTTCTTGATAAAGGAGTCATTCACCAGATGTCTTGTCCACATACACCAGAGCAAAATGGCATAGCCGAAAGGAAACACAGACACATCATTGAAACATCCATTACCCTGTTACAAACTGCTTCCTTACCATCCTTGTTTTGGTCATTTGCTTGTCAAACCTCGGTTTATTTGATTAATAGAATGTCATCCCCATCATTAGGTAATAAGTCACCTTTTGAATTGCTGCACAATTCCTTACCCGAGATTCAACACTTGAAGGTTTTTGGATGTTCATGTTATCCTTGGTTACGACCATACACTAGCACAAAATTAGAACCCAGAACAACAAAATGTGTCTTTTTGGGGTATGCATCTAAATATAAAGGGTATCTCTGTTATGCTGTGTCTAGAAAGAAAGTTTATGTGTCCCGACATGTGATTTTTGATGAAACTGAGTTTCCTTATCCATCCTTGTTTATAAAGTCTCCATCTATGCAGTCTGCACCATTACCATCACTCATATCACCCTATATTCCAATCCCTGATCATAATAATGTTCTTGTTTTACCAACAACCCCGTGTTCATCAATACCTGGTCTTTCTCCTGGCTGCACACATCTAAGTTCTGATACTACCCTATGTCCTATGTCACTGCCTATTACCCATCAATCCTCTGCCGAGCTCAATGCAATACCCGTTGCAGTTCCAAGTTCAACCTCAGAGGGCTCAAGTTCTGATCAATCCATTGGTGCAGCACATACACAGTCCTTGTCCTCCACACTCCCTGTGGTACCTGAATTCCAATCTGAAAATTTACAAGTGGTTTTGTCTATACCACCCCTCAATCTTCATCCTATGCAAACAAGATCGAAGAGTGGCATTTCTAAGGCCATTGCTCTTTTAGCTGTTGTACATGAACATGGAGGAGTTGATTTGAGTCAAGTGGAGCCCGCAACCTATAAATCTGCATTAAAGTCACCGGTGTGGTATGAGGCTATGCAAGATGAGATTTCGGCATTGCATAAACAAGGTACATGGTCTCTTGTACCTTTACCAAAACATAAGAACTTAGTAGGctgcaaatgggtcttcaagatcAAAAAGAATGCGGATGGTTCTATTGGGAGATATAAGGCGAGACTTGTAGCTAAAGGGTTTAATCAAGAAGAAGGTATTGACTATGGAGAGACATTTAGTCCCGTTGTCAAACCCACAACTGTGAGATTGGTTCTCGCTTTATCTGCTCATTTTGGGTGGTCCCTGCAGCAATTGGACGTGAAaaatgcctttcttcatggcatTTTGCAAGAGGAGGTCTACATGACTCAACCACCTGGCTTTGGGGATTCAAAACATGAAGATTATGTCTGGCGGTTACATAAATCTTTGTATGGCTTAAAACAGGCCCCAAGGGCGTGGAATGAGAGATTCACTAGCTTTCTACCATCTTTGGGGTTCACTTCTACATATGCTGATTCCTCATTATTTGTCAAGACTGTGGATAACTCTGTTGTGATTTTGcttttatatgttgatgatatcatCATCACAGGAAGTGCAAGCCATGCTATTCATGCAGTGATTCAATCTTTAACTcatgaatttgatatcaaagaCTTGGGACCTCTTCACTACTTTCTGGGCATCCAAATTGTGCATAAAGAGGATGGTTTGTTCTTATCTCAGGATAAATATGTCACATATTTATTAACAAAATCTGAAATGTTGCTATCCAAACCATGTGCTACACCATGTTTGCCCTACAATCGGCTGCTCAAAGATGATGGCAAGCCTTATAATAATCCTGCTCTATACAGAAGCTTGGTTGGTGCTCTCCAGTATTTGACATTTACTCGACCTGATATTTCTTTTGCAGTCCATCAGGTTTGTCAGTTCATGCAGTGTCCAATGGAGTCGCATTTTGTGGCTGTTAAGCGCATTCTACGATACTTAAGAGCTACACAGGGGTGTGGTCTTCATTATATCACAGGGTCATTAGAGATTACTGCTTATAATGATGCAGACTGGGCTGAGGACCCTAATGATAGACGGTCAACTACTGGGCTGGTTGTTTTTCTGGGGTCTAATCCAATCTCTTGGTCCTCTAAGAAGCAACACACGGTCTCCAGGTCATCTACTGAAGCCGAGTATCGTGCTTTATCTACAACTGCAGCCGAACTTGATTGGATTAAACAATTGTTAGTATTTCTTCACGTTCCTATATCTGTGCAACCTGTCTTGTTCTGTGACAATTTATCAGCAATTGCTCTTACCTGCAATCCAGTTCAGCACGAACTAAGCACATTGAGATTGACGTGcactttgttcgtgaaaggGTTGCTAGACATGATCTTCAAGTTCATTTTGTCTCGTCGAATGAGCAATTCGCTGACATTCTTACAAAAGGTCTATCTGCACCTTTGTTTCAAACCCATTGTGCCAATCTCAAGCTCCAGTTTACTGCCCCTGCGCTTGTGGGGGGATGTTAGAAGTATTCAGATCAAATGGTTACAAAAGAGACATGTGTCAAAAGATCAAGATAAGAGTTAGTTTGTTAAAGATTGTAGCTTAGAGAGCAAGCTATGATTACTGATATATACTGTTGGTTGTAAACGGTTGTAACAGGAAAAACAATATTCGAAATACATTttcttgctctctctctctatctctctctatctctttctctctaaatcttctctgctttcttcttcttcctctgctatATTGCTGATATTATCTCCTGCATATTACTTAACAATTCGAACATTATCTAATATCACTAATTATTTTTAagaataggtaaattaatttaaatgtaGATAAATTAGCATAATATTAAtaagtaggtaaattaatttaaatgtaggtaaattagtataGTATTAAtaagtaggtaaattaatttaaatgtagataaattagtataatattttataagtaggtaaattagtataatatttgtaTATAGGTAATTACATGATTCAAAATGcaggtaaattagtataatattttataagtaGGTGAATTAATTTGTATGTAGGTAATTACATGattcaaacaatattattttttccGTACAAGATAtgtctttttctttaatttggtaaattaatttgttgctAATATTTATTATACAAGAAAGGTAAAATATCCATATGGATTTAATTGCTCATCATAATTAGGATGAGTAACAACATTTATTGACCAAATTAGGATTTTGTGGCTTAAGTTGTAAATGTATTGTAATGGTTGGTCATATATTTGTCTACATGGCAGTCTATTTGAAAATTGGGTTTTAGTTTAAATTTAGGTGGGTTTTTATTTGAGAAATAGGAGTTTAAAGGGCTTATATCTAAAAAACCCATAAAATTATTTGAGGGTCCCCTAAACGGAAAAGAattgtatacatatataattatatatacatggAAGACAATATTTACAAGCTATATACGAATAATTATGTATAATATAGAAACAAAATGCAAGCTGTTAACATCACGAATTAAAGAATATTCCTCCTCAATTCTTTTTGGACGACAAAGAAAATTCCTCCTTACATATAATCTCAATGAACATCGAAGTGGTAGCTATCAACATGATGAATAATGATCAGTTTTCTCTCCAGTCATATAGAGTACATAATTTCAATGAATCttgatattatttttctttctattttgttaGATTTCATTGATTAGAATTCATTGATAAACGTTgttactcttttttattttttggattcaAAATAGTTCACTGTCTCCAACGTACACGTGCACATGCAAGAAACTCTGATTGGCAGTGTGCTAACCAATCACGTACTCTAAACCAAATATTCAGAAATAATGCTTGGACATTTGTACTTAGTCATAAAAGGGGCTCGGAATTTTCAAATCGCTAGTAATCTTTGGAAAGCGGCCCCCTTCTACCTAATTCACCAAGGCCACAAATCCgaacatttgaaatttgatcaaacggttaaaatTATTGTAACTTTTAAAATTGGCCCCTGTGTGTAGTCGTTGGATCCAATTTCAAAAACCTGAATTTGTGGTCTTGGTGGATTAGATAAaagagatccagagaggatccgtTTCCATAATCTTTGGAAACGAAAATCAAATTTGCCTCTGTGTTATACAAATTACTAAACACAAATTATACATAAATAATGTATAATAATTCAAACTCACGACCATTATTTTCAGGAGCAAATTAACTTCTCTCATTGCTCCAGTTAATCCCTTGGGTTTCTCTAACAGATCTGAATtttttgatgagatatgggtttTGGAGATGATGAATCATCACCTCATGATTCACATTGCAAATGGAGTTGTAGGACTGTAGATGATAAATTATTGGAGCCTACACGGCTACACAACATACGATGGAGAAATGAGAGTGAGAAATTCTGCATATCATGAAAAATGATTTGGCGGAAATTGCGTGCATATTATTCTGTTGCTGTCTACAATTCAGAGAACAACACgtgttgaatttttatttaaaataaaaaatatacaagTATGTGTtacaaaaattatatatatatgttagtgAGCGTTTTTAACTTGCTCACATGACTTTTCTTTAGAAAGCTAATTAACAAGGAAAAAGTGCATGTTGATTAACTATTTTTGAATGCTAATAAAAATTCTTTTGCCCTCTAGAGAGTTGTTAAGATAACTCTCTAGTCATTTTAGTAAACATTTAAGTTTAGAAAATAAAGAGCATGATCGGAGATGGtcttattaaatatatattttttaatacaaagattaatatttatatgttgtccatatatatattcaagtaAAAATTAAGACGATCAATGCTTCAGATACAGTATGACAATGTAAATATGTATGACACTCATCGTGCATGTGTGTATAAAAACCCTAGAACACCAAATCCTTCCTACCTCACAAAACTACAATTTCTTGTACAAGACTCATCAGTTCCTTGCCTAAAGACCCGATACAATATTTCAAAGCAACAGTCGCTTTCTACTCTGATTGCCATTCTTCATTTGTGGCGGGCTATAAAAGGGCACGACTCCTCCTATTTCTTTGTgagcgtgtgtgtgtgtgtgtgtgtgagagagagagagagagagagagagagaaagagggaaggGAAAGCCAAAAAATGGGGAGGAGTCCATGTTGCTCCAAGGAAGGACTCAACAGAGGAGCCTGGACTGCCTTGGAAGATAAAATTCTAACAGCTTTCATTAAAGCCCATGGAGAAGGCAAATGGAGAAGCCTTCCCAAAAGAGCTGGTGAGAAAAGCTGCTTTTTGCTTTTTTCTCCATCAATTTTTACCTATCTTTTGCTCTGTTTTCACTCTCTTTTTTACCAAAACCCTTCCAACTGAATAAAATGCAGGTCTAAAGAGATGTGGTAAAAGTTGCAGACTGAGATGGTTAAACTATCTGAGACCAGACATAAAGAGAGGCAACATTTCAGGTGATGAAGAGGAACTCATTGTTAGACTCCATAACCTTCTTGGTAAcaggtatctctctctctctctctctctctctcacacacacacacacacactcaaaaTTAGGAgaccgtttgataaccattttggtTTTGAGTTGGATGCTCTAATTCTGTTGATATTTTACTACAGATGGTCGTTGATAGCCGGAAGGCTACCGGGGCGAACAGACAATGAAATCAAGAATTACTGGAACACAACTTTGTGGAAGAAATCGAGAGCCGATTCTCCTTCTGGATCCTCGAAAGAAACTTCTCAACATCCAAGCAAATCCGTAGTGAAAAAGAAAGATGTCGAGTCCAAAACAACATCAACTGCAGCTGCTAAACCTCTAGTAATAAGAACCAAGGCCACTAGGTTGTCCAAAATTCTAGTCCCACAAAACATTCCTAGTGATGAAAATTATACAGCAGCTGCCGCAAACCCATTAGAGCTGCAATCTCATCAAACCCAATTGGCGGAACAAGGCGGAAGCACCGAAGAGTTTCCGAGGACTAATGCAGACGACTGCAGCAACATCTTGAAGAACTTTGGCTGCGATGATGACGACATTGATGTGAAGGGAGATCAATACTGCAATGAATTTCAGTCGCTCGACTCTATACCGTTGGATGAGGCAATTATCAACGACGGCTGCTGGACGGGAGGAAACGGTTGCGAGCTGGAGGACTACGGTGCCTCATTGGATTTAGATTCTTTGGCATTTTTGCTTGACTCTGAGGATTGGCCGTCCCAAGAAAATGTTATTGTCTAACTCATATGCTGCATAGTAACATAAATAACCAAGTGTGCATGCGTGACTTATGTAAAACCATTAAAATTGAGTTGTAGTTGAGCTTTGGCTCGTGATGGATATTCAGTAAGTATTAAGATACCCGGATGCTGCATATAGATGCCCAAATCATATCCTTAAGGCATGTAGTGACTTACGTACTCTTATTAACTTTTCGTAATTCAATTGAATTTTTAGCAATTCAAAATGAGTATTTTAATAATAACATGCTTAAAGTGTGATTGTTAAATTTGGGAATGCAAACATCGTTGCCGCAATTATAAATTTCCAAACCAGCGACCATGAAAGGTGGCAATTATAAATTTCCAACATGCCCAAcagtaaaaaataataaaaaaaaagggaattttttttcttattgttcTAAAATTACTCAACCATCTTCTTCATTCCCACACCACACCACAactcaatatttatttttacatcaATCTCCTATATTTGTTTTCcacttttcaaattttttttacaaaaaaaaaaagtgagaggGCATGAAAAgggagtttttatttttaaattattggaGTTAAGCAaggatttttattttaaaaaaaaacaaacttactagacataaaaacaatttaaaaaaaatatttatttgtaAATAGTAATTACTCTTGTCCGCACCCAACGAATAAAATTGTACAAAGATAAATACTATTTAGGGTGAATGGTAAGAGCATGTTACATGCCTTATCCTCCCTAAACGGACGAAACTGCTCTAAATTGAGAGGCAGATGTTGCTTAGGTCATTTCATAATCATTAAATTGACATGGTGCAGTTTTTCACCAACATGTCAAATTGTCAAGccacaaaaaaaatatgattcCCCAAACATGCGTAGGCTTTTTCGATCCATGATGTTACTAAAATTCACAAGGGTTCCACCATCAAAGTATATGTATATTTCGATTTCCGAGCAGGACATTGATAATTAGGAAATAGAGGAACATGACAAAATGCATgtgatccaaaaaaaaaaaaacatatacctttgacatttttttatttgatggtGTAAGAAAATGGGTCCTAATCCTAACAATTTTTCCTAAAGTCTGTCTTCGTCTGTGCCAAATGTGCGGGGCATATGCATGAGCGTTACTAATTTGTGTTCTAAGAATTATTTTTTTCGTCTTTAGATGATAGCTTTCCTTCAGGACGGTAGCTAGATTTCAAAGTTACTTTCTCACCAAtttttgagatttgaattgcTGGTAGCTACAATGGGGTTGGTTCACTTTTTCCCACGGTTTGATatctaattaaatgatgatattTTGAGGTAGGTAAAGAAGCATCTGTCCACGATTTAATATCTAATTTTGATTAACGGAtgtaatgaatagtaactaatCATGCCTAGAAGGCAAAAGAAGGGTATAACACTATTATTAATCATGCTTAGATGTTGAGAACAACTTACACGATCTGAAAACGTTGTtagatgattttttacgtatgcccATGAAATAAGGATATGTAAACCAAAGTTtacacatatttttattttagtgaCATAAAACACTACTATAACGATGTACTCTTACTTTATAAGTTCTTCTAAGGTTTAGTTATGTCGCTAACCCCTTTGTAAGTCCAAAACCATCGATTTCATAACCTACAAAAGATTTTGGAAAACCTATACATAAGGAGACTAATATTGCATTATTACACAAGATTAGCAGCCATGTCATTTCCTTTTGACATAGCGCAGCTGGCTGGGAGACCAGGAGGAGTTTGTCTCATCGGTGAGAGGTAGGTTCAAACCACTGCCTATCACTTCAACTTTGAATATAtgtgtttttttattataaataaataagatttaGGTTTTATGGGGCAATCTTGAATGTGACAGTACCAGTCCCATCCTCAGTTATAGGGACAAGGGTGATGTTACTTACCAGTTACCAGATCCTTTTCGTtctgatttttcttttgatcttgcaatatatatatatgattgaaatTGGTTTTTTAAGGTCataatttaaaat
Above is a window of Malus sylvestris chromosome 15, drMalSylv7.2, whole genome shotgun sequence DNA encoding:
- the LOC126601600 gene encoding transcription factor MYB123-like codes for the protein MGRSPCCSKEGLNRGAWTALEDKILTAFIKAHGEGKWRSLPKRAGLKRCGKSCRLRWLNYLRPDIKRGNISGDEEELIVRLHNLLGNRWSLIAGRLPGRTDNEIKNYWNTTLWKKSRADSPSGSSKETSQHPSKSVVKKKDVESKTTSTAAAKPLVIRTKATRLSKILVPQNIPSDENYTAAAANPLELQSHQTQLAEQGGSTEEFPRTNADDCSNILKNFGCDDDDIDVKGDQYCNEFQSLDSIPLDEAIINDGCWTGGNGCELEDYGASLDLDSLAFLLDSEDWPSQENVIV